One genomic segment of Catalinimonas alkaloidigena includes these proteins:
- a CDS encoding SusC/RagA family TonB-linked outer membrane protein — MKRLIQQACRDQGLPYKPIVLFFGLVLFVLHAAYAQERTISGKVTSVEDDEGLPGVNILVKGTSQGTISDVEGNYTIQVNQENPVLVFSSIGYLSEEVEVGNQSEINISLSPDIKSLQEVVVIGYGEQKKSDLTGAVGSVSSEEIDKFVTSNATQAIQGRVAGVRVESAGGAPGSPALVTIRGAGTLSDSGPLYVIDGMLTNSMSSLNPNDIESINVLKDASAAAIYGSRAANGVIIVTTKKGTNNGKVGIDVDLNYGLQEAANTLDWANARQYADIRNRANDNDGTPRSPANDAQFDPGIDSDIQAATLRTAPIFSGNFRIFGGGENTTYNVSANHLEQEGILEQSSFSRTNVRANSTFTLGRLKIEETIGLSRTVDNPNPYFNQERDILPTIPLRDKDGNFTATSQADGSTSIYGVGNITNSLALASLEDRTVTRNSVLGNIAASFEIVEGLTYKLNLGIDAYSNNNYKFTPQFRLNNTLLGRQDFAQLNETNTNFLSTLIENTLNYDRTFGRHALNLLAGYTEQKTNLRSLGIVATGFPSNDIRVASAAETRSQAPSQDITTGLLSYFGRINYVFDDKYLFTATLRRDGSSLFKEDQRWGVFPSVALGWNISNESFMESMTAIDFLKLRASYGELGSNNIQAYAIDPELNLFSEYILGESGQGRVQGTSITKGVNPNLKWETTKTTDIGIELGLMESRLQLTLDYFIKESEDILVSLSVPRYTGYTNNVPANVASITNKGFEFLASYVQTIGELTFNVSGNFTILDNEVTVLGQDPIEGGGFSSNGLSATLTDIGQPVGSFYGYKVAGIYQSDQQAIEDGRTDGAGAGDFIFEDTNEDGSITTDDQVFLGSPIPTLEYGLNINAEYNNFDLTLFFNGVDGNKILNANRYRGYFDTEGNYLADALNAWTPENTNTNIPQNTLIDAGFNRRMSDFYLESGAYFRLRNVQLGYRLPTELSSIGVSNLRFYVSAQNLFTFTDYTGYYPEVGRGSRDRGSDQNIFNAGVDESAYPVPKTYQIGLQVSF; from the coding sequence ATGAAAAGACTGATACAGCAAGCTTGCCGAGATCAGGGTTTACCCTACAAACCTATTGTTCTCTTTTTTGGCTTAGTACTCTTTGTGCTCCATGCTGCTTATGCTCAGGAAAGAACCATAAGCGGAAAAGTAACTTCCGTAGAAGATGATGAAGGACTGCCGGGGGTAAACATTCTGGTCAAAGGCACCAGTCAGGGTACCATCTCAGATGTGGAAGGAAACTACACAATCCAGGTGAATCAGGAGAATCCTGTACTGGTATTTTCTTCTATCGGTTATCTTTCTGAAGAAGTAGAAGTGGGCAACCAAAGTGAAATTAATATATCACTGTCCCCCGACATCAAATCTTTGCAGGAAGTGGTAGTGATTGGCTACGGTGAGCAGAAAAAAAGCGATCTTACAGGAGCCGTGGGCTCTGTGTCTTCCGAAGAGATAGATAAGTTCGTGACCTCCAATGCGACCCAGGCCATACAGGGTAGGGTAGCAGGGGTTAGAGTTGAGTCAGCTGGTGGAGCTCCCGGTTCACCAGCATTAGTTACCATCCGGGGTGCCGGTACGCTTTCAGACTCTGGCCCGCTATACGTTATAGATGGTATGCTGACCAACTCCATGAGCTCGCTTAACCCTAACGACATTGAGTCTATCAATGTATTAAAAGATGCCTCAGCAGCTGCAATTTACGGCTCGCGTGCTGCCAATGGAGTAATTATCGTAACTACTAAAAAAGGAACGAACAATGGTAAAGTCGGTATAGACGTAGACCTGAACTATGGTTTACAGGAGGCAGCCAATACCCTAGATTGGGCTAATGCCCGTCAGTACGCTGATATTCGTAATCGTGCGAATGATAATGATGGTACGCCTCGCTCTCCTGCAAATGATGCTCAGTTTGATCCTGGCATAGATAGTGATATACAGGCTGCCACCTTAAGAACAGCTCCCATTTTTAGTGGAAACTTCAGAATTTTTGGAGGTGGAGAAAATACTACCTACAATGTTTCTGCTAACCATCTGGAGCAGGAGGGTATATTAGAGCAGTCATCATTTAGCAGAACTAACGTAAGAGCCAATTCTACATTTACGCTGGGTAGACTTAAAATTGAAGAGACTATTGGCCTAAGCAGAACAGTAGATAATCCTAACCCATACTTTAATCAGGAGAGAGATATTTTACCCACCATTCCTTTACGAGATAAAGATGGTAATTTTACAGCTACCTCACAGGCAGACGGTAGCACCAGCATCTATGGTGTGGGTAACATCACAAATTCGCTGGCGCTGGCTTCTCTGGAAGACCGTACCGTAACCCGAAATAGTGTGTTGGGTAATATTGCGGCATCTTTTGAGATTGTTGAGGGCCTAACTTACAAGCTAAACCTGGGAATAGACGCTTACAGTAATAACAACTATAAGTTTACTCCTCAGTTCCGTTTGAACAATACGCTATTGGGTCGTCAGGATTTTGCGCAGCTCAACGAGACCAATACCAACTTTCTCTCCACACTGATAGAGAATACTTTGAACTATGATCGTACATTCGGACGACATGCACTGAACTTACTGGCAGGATATACCGAGCAGAAAACTAACCTCAGATCTTTGGGGATAGTGGCTACTGGTTTTCCAAGCAACGATATCAGGGTAGCTTCAGCGGCTGAAACCCGCTCACAGGCGCCTTCTCAGGATATCACCACCGGGCTTCTTTCATACTTCGGGAGAATCAACTATGTGTTTGATGATAAGTACCTCTTTACGGCGACCCTCCGCAGAGATGGTTCTTCACTCTTTAAAGAGGATCAACGCTGGGGCGTGTTTCCATCAGTAGCCTTAGGCTGGAACATCAGCAATGAGTCATTTATGGAAAGTATGACTGCCATAGATTTTTTGAAGTTGAGAGCTAGCTACGGAGAGTTAGGGTCTAATAATATTCAGGCATACGCCATTGATCCTGAACTTAACCTCTTCAGCGAATACATCCTTGGAGAAAGTGGCCAGGGGAGAGTACAAGGCACATCCATTACCAAGGGCGTGAACCCTAATCTAAAGTGGGAAACTACCAAAACCACAGATATAGGTATAGAATTAGGGCTGATGGAAAGCAGGTTGCAACTTACCTTAGACTATTTTATTAAAGAGTCAGAGGATATTTTGGTGAGTCTGAGTGTGCCGCGCTATACAGGTTATACCAATAATGTGCCTGCCAACGTAGCTTCTATTACCAACAAAGGATTTGAGTTCTTAGCTAGTTATGTACAAACAATTGGAGAGCTTACCTTTAACGTAAGTGGTAACTTTACCATACTTGATAATGAAGTGACCGTACTAGGTCAGGATCCGATTGAAGGAGGTGGTTTTTCATCTAATGGCCTGAGCGCTACGCTTACCGATATTGGTCAGCCGGTAGGATCTTTCTACGGATATAAAGTGGCAGGCATCTATCAGTCAGACCAGCAGGCTATAGAAGATGGTCGTACCGATGGTGCAGGGGCAGGAGACTTTATCTTTGAAGACACAAATGAAGATGGAAGCATCACAACAGATGATCAGGTCTTTTTAGGAAGCCCGATACCTACGTTGGAATATGGTCTCAATATCAATGCGGAATACAACAATTTTGACCTTACCCTTTTCTTCAATGGTGTGGATGGTAACAAAATCCTGAATGCCAACCGCTACAGAGGATACTTTGACACAGAAGGAAATTATCTGGCTGATGCTCTGAATGCCTGGACACCAGAAAATACAAATACTAACATTCCACAAAATACTTTAATAGATGCAGGCTTCAATCGTCGCATGTCAGACTTTTACCTGGAGAGTGGTGCATATTTCAGGTTGAGAAACGTACAGTTGGGCTATCGTTTACCTACTGAGCTGAGTAGTATTGGTGTTTCCAATCTGAGGTTTTATGTTTCAGCCCAAAATCTCTTCACGTTCACCGACTATACCGGCTATTATCCTGAAGTAGGTAGAGGAAGCCGCGACCGGGGTTCT
- a CDS encoding LacI family DNA-binding transcriptional regulator encodes MKKRVSITDIARALNVTPSTVSRALNGGHKISEKTRKKIIDLAAELGYRPNPFAKSLLYNKTYNIGLVIPEFTHHFFNKVLNGIESVTYERGYHLIICTSDNLYEKEKKSCQTLLDARVDGMVATVANNSQSFEHYKDIIDAGVPLVLIDRICEDIETNYVITDDFEGARQAVEHLISTDCRKIIYIKGPDSISTTFNRYMGYVEALKKHNIPLNEELVLASDDDLPKKLRALLQEKKVDAIFAFSDYLAYDALKVIREEGLSVPEDISVIGYADEPIATYLSPALSTVQQPAFDIGRIGASFIMDRIDKGSSAEQDFFTEYLPTKLVLRASTKKPV; translated from the coding sequence ATGAAGAAGAGAGTAAGCATTACTGATATAGCCAGGGCCCTGAATGTTACACCTTCTACAGTATCCAGAGCTTTGAACGGGGGGCATAAGATAAGTGAGAAAACCCGAAAGAAGATTATTGACCTTGCCGCTGAACTAGGTTATCGCCCTAATCCTTTTGCCAAAAGCCTGCTGTACAATAAAACCTATAATATAGGTCTGGTGATACCTGAGTTTACCCATCACTTTTTCAACAAAGTGCTCAACGGAATAGAAAGCGTTACCTACGAAAGGGGGTATCATCTGATCATTTGTACGTCTGACAATCTGTACGAAAAAGAAAAGAAATCCTGCCAGACGCTGCTTGATGCCCGTGTTGATGGTATGGTGGCTACCGTGGCAAATAACAGCCAGAGCTTTGAGCACTATAAAGATATTATTGATGCAGGCGTCCCGCTGGTCCTGATTGACAGAATTTGTGAAGATATAGAGACAAACTATGTCATTACCGATGATTTTGAAGGGGCACGGCAGGCAGTAGAACACCTGATTTCTACTGACTGTAGAAAAATCATTTATATTAAAGGGCCGGATAGTATATCCACCACTTTTAACCGCTATATGGGCTATGTTGAAGCTTTGAAAAAGCATAATATTCCGCTGAATGAAGAACTGGTACTGGCCTCGGATGATGATCTGCCTAAAAAACTTCGCGCACTATTACAGGAAAAGAAAGTGGACGCCATTTTCGCTTTTAGCGATTATCTGGCTTATGATGCATTGAAAGTCATTAGAGAAGAAGGATTGAGTGTCCCAGAGGACATCTCTGTTATCGGTTATGCCGATGAACCTATTGCCACATATCTAAGTCCTGCACTTAGTACCGTACAGCAGCCTGCCTTTGATATTGGCCGGATAGGAGCTTCTTTTATCATGGATAGAATTGACAAAGGCTCCTCAGCCGAGCAGGACTTTTTTACGGAATACCTGCCCACTAAACTGGTACTGAGAGCATCAACTAAAAAGCCGGTTTGA
- the fucP gene encoding L-fucose:H+ symporter permease — MNNNQKTPLLPFILITSLFLMWGLANNMTDTLLAAFKKIMSMSDFQTSWIQLAFYGSYFCLALPAALYIKRFTYKSGVLLGLGMFIVGSMLFYPASQTMVYGHFLAALFVLAGGLSILETAANPYIIAMGPEKSGTRRLNLAQAFNPIGSIVGVLLSKVFILSQLNEASAESRALMSAEELKDIQASELSAVMGPYVGVAFILLLLWIIIAITKMPKASDEGHNLQLAATFARLFKRSNYVWGVAAQFFYVGAQIGVWSYTIRYVMLELDVNEELAADYYLAALVLFMVSRFIFTALMKYISPGNLLSILAFLASALSLVVMTVGGIVGVYALVAISACMSLMFPTIYGLAVRGLGNDTKIGGSGLIMAILGGAVLTAVQGQLSDLSGSIRLAYIVPLLCFIIVAIYGRVSEKKKAAVEDKALTH, encoded by the coding sequence ATGAACAACAACCAAAAAACGCCTTTATTGCCCTTTATTCTGATCACTAGCCTCTTTTTGATGTGGGGATTAGCCAATAACATGACCGATACGCTATTGGCTGCCTTTAAAAAGATCATGAGCATGTCTGACTTCCAGACCTCCTGGATACAGCTGGCTTTCTATGGTTCTTATTTCTGCTTGGCACTACCTGCTGCCCTGTACATCAAACGCTTTACCTATAAGTCAGGAGTTTTACTGGGCTTAGGGATGTTCATTGTCGGATCAATGTTATTTTATCCTGCATCTCAAACTATGGTTTACGGTCACTTTCTGGCCGCACTCTTTGTACTGGCAGGTGGCTTATCTATTTTAGAGACAGCGGCCAACCCCTATATCATCGCTATGGGACCAGAGAAAAGCGGTACACGCCGACTAAATCTTGCTCAGGCTTTCAATCCTATAGGCTCAATAGTAGGGGTCTTGCTCAGCAAAGTTTTCATCCTCTCACAGCTTAATGAGGCCAGCGCGGAAAGCCGGGCACTCATGAGTGCTGAAGAACTTAAAGATATTCAAGCTTCAGAGTTGTCTGCTGTCATGGGGCCTTATGTTGGGGTAGCATTTATTCTTTTACTGCTCTGGATAATTATAGCCATCACTAAAATGCCCAAAGCTTCTGATGAAGGGCATAATCTGCAACTGGCAGCTACTTTCGCTAGACTGTTTAAGCGTAGCAATTATGTTTGGGGAGTAGCTGCGCAGTTCTTTTATGTCGGCGCGCAAATTGGTGTCTGGTCTTACACTATACGTTATGTGATGCTAGAGCTTGATGTAAACGAAGAGCTTGCGGCGGATTATTATCTGGCAGCCCTGGTACTTTTTATGGTTTCCCGTTTCATTTTCACCGCATTGATGAAATATATCAGTCCCGGTAATCTGCTTTCCATACTGGCGTTCTTAGCTTCTGCCTTGTCACTGGTAGTTATGACAGTAGGTGGAATAGTGGGAGTCTATGCGCTGGTCGCTATTTCAGCTTGTATGTCGCTGATGTTTCCTACTATTTACGGACTTGCAGTAAGAGGCCTGGGCAACGATACCAAAATTGGAGGTTCCGGTCTGATCATGGCTATTTTAGGAGGTGCGGTACTCACTGCTGTGCAGGGACAGCTTTCTGACCTGAGCGGAAGCATCAGGCTGGCGTATATCGTACCGCTTCTATGCTTTATCATCGTGGCTATTTATGGAAGGGTTTCCGAGAAGAAAAAAGCAGCGGTTGAAGACAAGGCTTTGACACATTAA
- a CDS encoding thioredoxin domain-containing protein: METRKNILPLLFILFFASCQQPDSEHQGAELNRLAEASSPYLQQHADNPVNWYEWGEEALSKAKAEDKPLIISIGYAACHWCHVMEHESFEDTAVARIMNENFIAIKIDREERPDIDQVYMNAAELLNGRGGWPLNAFALPDGKPFYAGTYFPKERWTTLLEQVSKLYKNQKGQVVQQAEDLTQGIQNYGLLSLQDSLAELTPQKYNELFTAWEPNIDFEKGGYGPAPKFPLPAAWEFLLQYHYLTGNEKALTAVTTTLDAMQRGGIYDHLGGGFARYSTETDWLVPHFEKMLYDNAQLLSLYAHAYQLTQKEAYAEVIQQTLNFIERELSNGEGAYYSSINSDSEGEEGKYYTWTSEQWESVLEDESAKLLKKYYNLNEEGNWEKQQNILHTTSDIESFAKDQHLSIKEFNNILSEGQQKLFEAREERIRPSTDDKVLCSWNALMLKALVDVYHALGDENYLEQALDLAYFLEKNMMGNDGKLWRNYKDGKASIHAFLDDYALLADAFLVLYQATFDKHWLDQARLLTEYAISNFKDEKGPMFYYASAQSQDLIARKMEVSDHVIPASNSVMAHVLYRLGLLYDHAPFLEQSKQMLEQVQPEITEGGAYYANWARLLGLQVYEPYEIAVVGEEFREKSRSLQQKYLPTALFMGGIVENLPLLKNKLVDGQTTIYVCQNKVCKLPVTDTEKALTQLQISE, translated from the coding sequence ATGGAAACCAGAAAAAACATTCTTCCGCTACTCTTTATCCTCTTCTTCGCCTCTTGTCAACAACCCGACAGCGAGCACCAAGGTGCAGAACTTAACCGCCTGGCAGAAGCCAGCAGCCCATACCTCCAGCAGCATGCAGACAATCCGGTCAACTGGTATGAGTGGGGAGAAGAAGCACTTAGCAAAGCTAAAGCCGAGGATAAGCCTTTGATTATCAGTATCGGCTATGCCGCCTGCCACTGGTGCCACGTGATGGAACATGAGTCATTTGAAGATACGGCAGTAGCCCGTATCATGAACGAGAATTTTATCGCCATTAAGATAGACCGGGAGGAGCGCCCTGATATTGACCAGGTTTATATGAATGCCGCTGAATTGCTGAATGGGAGGGGAGGCTGGCCGCTCAATGCCTTTGCCTTACCCGACGGAAAGCCTTTTTATGCAGGCACATACTTTCCCAAAGAGCGGTGGACCACATTATTAGAACAGGTAAGCAAACTTTATAAAAACCAAAAGGGGCAGGTAGTACAACAGGCAGAAGACCTTACGCAAGGCATACAAAATTACGGCTTATTAAGCTTGCAGGATAGCTTGGCTGAGCTTACTCCACAGAAATACAATGAACTTTTCACGGCATGGGAACCCAATATTGATTTTGAAAAAGGAGGATATGGTCCTGCCCCAAAATTTCCTCTACCTGCTGCCTGGGAATTTCTTTTGCAGTATCATTATCTGACTGGTAATGAAAAAGCCCTGACTGCCGTAACAACTACCCTGGATGCCATGCAGCGAGGAGGCATTTACGATCATCTTGGGGGAGGCTTTGCCAGATACAGCACAGAAACTGATTGGTTGGTGCCTCACTTTGAAAAAATGCTGTATGATAATGCGCAGCTACTTAGTCTCTATGCCCATGCCTACCAGTTAACCCAAAAAGAGGCTTACGCTGAGGTGATTCAGCAAACCCTAAACTTTATAGAACGTGAACTCAGCAACGGAGAAGGGGCGTATTATTCTTCTATCAACTCGGATAGTGAAGGGGAAGAAGGTAAATATTATACCTGGACTTCTGAGCAGTGGGAATCAGTTCTGGAAGATGAGTCAGCAAAATTGCTGAAAAAATATTATAACCTAAACGAAGAAGGGAACTGGGAAAAGCAGCAAAATATTCTGCACACTACAAGCGATATAGAGAGTTTTGCTAAGGATCAGCATTTAAGTATAAAAGAGTTTAATAACATTCTTTCTGAAGGTCAGCAGAAGCTTTTTGAAGCACGAGAAGAACGTATTCGCCCCAGTACCGACGATAAAGTATTGTGTTCGTGGAACGCACTCATGCTCAAAGCTTTGGTGGATGTTTATCATGCCTTGGGAGATGAAAATTATCTGGAGCAGGCATTAGATCTGGCTTATTTTTTAGAAAAAAATATGATGGGTAATGATGGTAAGCTGTGGAGAAATTACAAAGATGGAAAAGCAAGCATCCATGCTTTTCTGGATGATTACGCCCTTCTGGCAGATGCTTTTCTCGTACTCTATCAGGCTACATTTGACAAGCACTGGCTGGACCAGGCACGTCTGCTCACTGAGTATGCTATCTCCAATTTTAAAGATGAAAAAGGGCCAATGTTTTACTATGCCAGTGCCCAATCACAAGACCTGATAGCCCGCAAAATGGAAGTCAGTGATCATGTAATTCCTGCTTCTAACTCTGTGATGGCGCATGTACTTTACCGTCTGGGCCTTTTGTATGACCATGCTCCTTTTCTGGAACAGAGTAAACAGATGCTGGAGCAGGTTCAGCCAGAGATAACTGAAGGAGGAGCATATTATGCCAATTGGGCACGCCTCTTAGGACTTCAGGTGTACGAGCCTTATGAGATAGCTGTTGTGGGCGAAGAGTTTAGGGAGAAATCTCGGAGCTTACAACAAAAGTACCTGCCCACAGCCCTCTTTATGGGTGGTATAGTGGAAAACTTGCCTTTGCTTAAGAATAAACTAGTGGACGGTCAGACAACCATTTATGTGTGCCAGAATAAGGTGTGTAAACTGCCGGTGACAGATACAGAAAAGGCTTTGACCCAGCTTCAAATTTCCGAATAA
- a CDS encoding AraC family transcriptional regulator produces the protein MKEIPEVRFKKDTEQTLEFEITQLSKLFQNTFHDHDPMKSHRLNFYTIIFVTDGKPGTHYIDFNTYEYKQGNLIFIAKEQLHAFSSLQNNEGYLVLFTESFLTQSMAFEDNIFLQQLFNYQLYHPVVPLPHEQYREFETIITMARQERERTSDFASARILRSYLNLLLLKSQRLRNEHAHYPDSSYYQEFNQFQQLLRQDLFRSRKVSYYAEQLNMSSKKLNMITQEMVSMPVKTYITASFILEIKRILANSSLTVNEVGYEAGFKEPTNFVKFVKKYTDMTPTELRSTLR, from the coding sequence ATGAAGGAAATACCCGAAGTAAGGTTCAAGAAAGATACTGAACAGACCCTTGAATTTGAAATCACCCAATTGTCTAAACTATTTCAGAATACCTTTCATGACCACGACCCCATGAAATCTCACCGGCTGAATTTTTATACGATTATCTTTGTCACTGACGGCAAGCCCGGAACCCATTACATTGATTTTAACACCTATGAGTACAAACAGGGCAATCTGATTTTTATTGCCAAAGAACAGCTGCATGCCTTTTCATCATTACAAAACAATGAGGGTTATCTTGTGCTCTTTACCGAAAGCTTCCTCACCCAAAGTATGGCTTTTGAAGACAACATCTTTTTACAGCAGCTTTTTAACTATCAGCTCTATCACCCGGTAGTGCCATTGCCCCACGAGCAATACCGCGAGTTCGAGACGATCATTACTATGGCTCGGCAGGAAAGAGAACGTACTAGTGATTTTGCCAGTGCAAGAATATTGCGGAGCTACCTGAATCTGCTGCTCTTAAAATCCCAGCGGCTGAGGAATGAGCATGCCCATTATCCTGACTCAAGCTATTATCAGGAATTCAATCAATTTCAGCAACTCCTGCGGCAGGATCTTTTTCGTTCGCGAAAAGTCAGCTATTACGCTGAACAGCTCAATATGTCATCTAAAAAGCTCAATATGATCACGCAGGAGATGGTGAGCATGCCTGTCAAGACTTATATCACCGCCAGCTTCATTTTGGAGATCAAACGAATACTCGCTAACTCATCCCTTACGGTGAACGAAGTGGGCTATGAAGCCGGATTTAAGGAACCTACCAATTTTGTCAAGTTTGTGAAAAAATACACGGATATGACCCCGACTGAGCTGAGAAGCACACTTCGTTAA
- a CDS encoding siderophore-interacting protein, whose amino-acid sequence MGIIENIVKKVVLQEAVIIAKTQLSESAYRIRLQNDNIAKADFIPGYFLRLGIGIGKDDIPLKDKVRSYSVWGLNKSNGHIDLAIATHSKGIGAEWTKESKSGDKVYFKWKKGNFLVDDTADSYLMIGDLSALSHLYMIRRNLSRDKKIESVLYSQHQGELFPDIDGATPFDFYEMPQNPYDELISRVKEVVPKMTGKKMVYIGGDSRICIALNQYFRKELHWKPKQIKTKPFWNPDKKGLE is encoded by the coding sequence ATGGGAATTATTGAAAATATAGTAAAAAAAGTTGTACTGCAGGAGGCAGTAATTATTGCCAAAACACAGCTTTCAGAATCAGCTTACCGAATCAGGTTACAAAATGATAACATTGCTAAGGCTGATTTTATTCCTGGCTATTTTTTACGCTTGGGAATTGGTATCGGCAAGGACGACATCCCACTAAAGGACAAAGTGAGAAGCTATAGTGTTTGGGGTTTGAATAAATCTAATGGACACATAGACCTTGCGATCGCTACGCATAGTAAGGGGATCGGTGCTGAGTGGACAAAAGAAAGCAAAAGTGGAGATAAGGTTTACTTTAAGTGGAAAAAAGGCAATTTCTTAGTTGACGACACGGCAGACAGTTACCTGATGATCGGTGACTTATCCGCATTATCTCATCTGTATATGATTAGACGCAATCTTTCCAGAGACAAAAAAATAGAAAGTGTCTTATACAGTCAGCATCAAGGCGAACTTTTTCCGGATATTGACGGAGCCACACCATTTGATTTTTATGAAATGCCTCAAAATCCTTATGATGAGCTGATTTCCAGAGTAAAAGAAGTTGTACCCAAAATGACAGGTAAAAAAATGGTTTACATTGGCGGAGATAGCAGAATATGTATAGCGCTAAACCAATATTTTAGAAAAGAACTACACTGGAAACCCAAACAGATAAAAACAAAACCTTTTTGGAACCCAGACAAAAAGGGACTTGAATAA
- a CDS encoding alkyl/aryl-sulfatase, with product MPFSQMAVPNKEQKIQIEMYLKKNQLIVTRFRAAKRYASIPKVTLLLLTVIFSQACQNSSEENTLQEQTKEHPNISKLRSQSAEFTPEIIQLNKNVYVAVGFDGSNASMVIGEQGVVIIDALRALGAAEKVAEEFQKITDKPVKALIYTHSHQDHSGGTAAFVGDSQGVKIIARAGFKDELQERSPVEPILKQRNARQFGRNLPAEEVINRGVAPGTTPTDRVGEGYIEPNTTFEDSMLVTLAGLDFELHAANGETNDQLFVWIPALETLFTGDNYYKSFPNLYAIRGSQYRDVKSWGESVQKMSTLPVEYLVPGHTRPLSGKALVHRRLKNYATAILSVYQQTIDAMNQGYTLQQTVDSVRLADSLRNQPNLQEFYGSVPWGVRSIFLHYVGWFDGNPTNLYPLSGSQEAKHIVELAGGEQKMFDQLNDALKEEHYQWGLRLADYLLQTDYEKTKVIEVKVKLLRALAAQQINAPARNYYLSYANELERNSE from the coding sequence ATGCCTTTTAGCCAAATGGCTGTGCCTAATAAAGAACAAAAAATTCAGATAGAAATGTACTTAAAGAAAAATCAATTGATAGTTACACGCTTTCGTGCTGCCAAAAGGTATGCATCAATACCTAAGGTCACTTTGCTCTTATTGACTGTTATTTTTTCACAAGCATGTCAAAATTCCTCAGAAGAAAATACTCTTCAGGAGCAAACGAAGGAGCATCCGAATATCAGTAAACTAAGAAGCCAATCCGCTGAATTCACTCCTGAAATTATCCAGTTAAACAAAAATGTGTATGTAGCTGTAGGATTCGATGGCTCGAACGCTTCTATGGTTATAGGAGAACAAGGCGTGGTGATCATAGATGCACTTAGAGCTTTGGGTGCGGCGGAAAAGGTAGCAGAAGAATTTCAGAAAATAACAGATAAGCCTGTCAAGGCATTAATTTATACCCATAGTCATCAGGACCATAGTGGAGGCACTGCAGCATTTGTTGGTGATAGCCAAGGTGTTAAGATCATTGCCAGAGCCGGATTTAAAGATGAGCTGCAGGAACGATCACCGGTAGAGCCTATCTTAAAACAACGCAACGCACGACAATTCGGGCGGAATTTACCGGCAGAAGAGGTCATCAATCGCGGTGTAGCTCCAGGCACTACTCCGACAGACAGAGTCGGGGAAGGATACATAGAGCCGAACACTACCTTTGAAGACTCTATGCTGGTTACGCTTGCCGGCCTGGATTTTGAACTACATGCGGCTAATGGAGAAACCAATGACCAACTCTTTGTATGGATTCCTGCTCTTGAAACATTGTTCACCGGAGACAATTACTATAAATCCTTTCCGAACCTATATGCCATTCGGGGTTCACAATACAGAGATGTTAAATCATGGGGTGAATCAGTACAAAAAATGAGTACTTTGCCGGTGGAATACCTCGTGCCCGGACATACCCGCCCACTCTCTGGAAAAGCACTTGTGCATCGTAGACTGAAAAACTACGCTACAGCTATTTTAAGTGTCTATCAACAAACCATAGATGCCATGAACCAGGGCTATACCCTCCAGCAAACGGTTGACAGTGTCCGCTTAGCGGATTCACTGCGAAATCAACCTAACCTGCAGGAGTTTTATGGCTCAGTGCCATGGGGGGTACGATCTATTTTCCTTCACTATGTAGGTTGGTTTGATGGAAACCCTACCAACCTTTACCCCCTCTCCGGTTCGCAGGAGGCAAAACATATTGTTGAACTCGCCGGAGGAGAACAGAAAATGTTTGATCAACTCAATGATGCCCTAAAGGAAGAGCATTATCAGTGGGGCTTACGATTAGCTGACTATTTACTCCAAACTGATTATGAAAAAACAAAAGTCATTGAAGTGAAGGTAAAGTTATTAAGAGCTTTAGCGGCACAGCAAATCAATGCACCAGCCAGAAACTACTATCTCTCTTATGCAAATGAATTGGAAAGAAATAGTGAGTAG